The genome window TTCGGTCGCTCAGCTTGAAACCCTTGCGGAAGAAATCAGAGGGAAAATCTGCGAGGTCGTTTCGAAAAACGGCGGTCATCTTGCTCCAAGTCTTGGAGTGGTTGAGCTGACAATCGCACTGCATGTAATATTCAACTCTCCGGAAGATAAGATCGTCTGGGATGTCGGGCACCAGTCGTACAGCCATAAAATCATTACGGGTAGACGTGAAGCTTTCGAAACATTGCGTCAGGAAGGCGGGATTTCCGGCTTTCCCAAGATCACCGAGAGCGAGGCGGATGCTTTCGGCACCGGCCATGCAGCTACCGCCATCTCCGCTGCGCTCGGATTAGCCGCCGCCCGTGACATCAGAGGCACGAAAGAGCGAATAGTCGCAGTGGTCGGCGACGGCGCCATGACCGGGGGGCTGTCGTTCGAGGGATTAAACAACGCCGGTGCATCCGGACGGGATATCCTGGTGATACTCAACGATAACAAGATGTCCATCTCGCCCAATGTGGGGGCGCTTTCCAAATATCTCACCGACGTGATCTCTGCCGAGCCCTATAACCGTCTGAAAAAGGACATCTGGAGCCTGACCGGATACATCCCCGCTCTCGGTCAGCCGGTACGTACCATTTTGGGTCGGGTTGAACGGAGCTTGAAGAACCTGGTTATTCCGGGGGTATGGTTTGAAAATCTCGGTTTCAGGTATTTCGGGCCGGAGGACGGCCATAATATAGCCCGCCTTCTCCAGGTGCTTGAACACCTCAAAGGCATCAGGGGGCCTCTTCTCCTGCATGTATACACCACCAAGGGCAAAGGATATTGTTTTGCGGAGGAGGATTCCATCCGTTTCCATGGTGTGAATGCCTTCGAGCAGTCGACCGGCCTGGCCATAAAGGATTCCAAACGCCCGACCTATTCGGCTTTATTCGGGGCGACAGTACTGGAACTGGCCCGCAAAAATCCGAAAATCTGCGCAGTCACTGCTGCCATGGCTGAATCCACCGGGCTTATCCCATTTTCAAAGGAATTCCCGGACCGTTTCTTCGATGTGGGAATCGCCGAGGGGCATGCGGTGACCTTTGCCGCCGGACTGGCCCGTGCCGGAATGAAACCGTTTGTCGCCATCTATTCCTCGTTCATGCAGCGGTCTTACGACAACATCATCCATGACACCGCGCTGCAGAATCTGCCGGTGGTATTCTGCCTGGACCGGGCAGGATTTGTGGGAGAAGACGGGCCGACCCATCACGGTGTTTTCGACTTGTCGTTCATGCGGCAGATTCCCGGCATGGTTGTTATGGCGCCCAGGGACGAAAACGAGCTGCGAAACATGCTCAGGTTCTCGGCGGATTACCAGGATGGGCCGGTATCGATCCGCTACCCGCGCGGTTCCGGTACAGCATCCTCTCTCTGTGTCGAAAGCGAAGCGTTTGAAAAAATCGAGCTTGGGAAGGCAGAAATCCTTAAAGAAGGCAATGCAGCTTTCGTCCTGGCGATCGGCGAGATGGTGCCTGCGGCCCTCAAAGCCTCCGAAATCCTAGAGAAAGAGGGCATATCGGTGACAGTGGTGAATATGCGATTTATCCGTCCTCTCGATACGGCGCAACTCGACCGTGTTGCTGCTTCGGGGAAACCTCTGATCACGGTGGAAGAAAACATGATTGCCGGAGGTTTTGGTTCGGC of Candidatus Latescibacter sp. contains these proteins:
- the dxs gene encoding 1-deoxy-D-xylulose-5-phosphate synthase, which codes for MKKILDSINEPKDLRKLSVAQLETLAEEIRGKICEVVSKNGGHLAPSLGVVELTIALHVIFNSPEDKIVWDVGHQSYSHKIITGRREAFETLRQEGGISGFPKITESEADAFGTGHAATAISAALGLAAARDIRGTKERIVAVVGDGAMTGGLSFEGLNNAGASGRDILVILNDNKMSISPNVGALSKYLTDVISAEPYNRLKKDIWSLTGYIPALGQPVRTILGRVERSLKNLVIPGVWFENLGFRYFGPEDGHNIARLLQVLEHLKGIRGPLLLHVYTTKGKGYCFAEEDSIRFHGVNAFEQSTGLAIKDSKRPTYSALFGATVLELARKNPKICAVTAAMAESTGLIPFSKEFPDRFFDVGIAEGHAVTFAAGLARAGMKPFVAIYSSFMQRSYDNIIHDTALQNLPVVFCLDRAGFVGEDGPTHHGVFDLSFMRQIPGMVVMAPRDENELRNMLRFSADYQDGPVSIRYPRGSGTASSLCVESEAFEKIELGKAEILKEGNAAFVLAIGEMVPAALKASEILEKEGISVTVVNMRFIRPLDTAQLDRVAASGKPLITVEENMIAGGFGSAVLEYLASKGTVPRITLIGIPDTFGDQASRSRLLNMYGMDTDSIADTIRKAVQS